One Ctenopharyngodon idella isolate HZGC_01 chromosome 9, HZGC01, whole genome shotgun sequence DNA window includes the following coding sequences:
- the LOC127519135 gene encoding 2-oxoglutarate receptor 1, with protein sequence MQQKVLAGLEMNSTDCPPIDEYIKSYYLPVMYGIISVVGFVGNFLAVIIYLAKLRPWKSSSIIMVNLAVADLLYALSLPMLVQFYITRNWTLGEFMCRFIRFCFYYNLYGSILFLTCLSIFRYVAVVHPLKAAEIRRKRWGILACLTVWAISLVEIAPMLGMITILQKDNMTQCVDFASNDPLVVWWYGWILTVFGYILPLLVVCWSYTRIAGALGSSISRNRPSRSRVRMLSILTLVVFVVCFLPFHIMRVLRVDSLRGAGVPCMQRRGIHAAYILSRPLAGLNTFFNLALYTLAGDKFQQAFWSFVHRRERTSSTISVIHTPNNTSKTDLLRI encoded by the exons ATG CAACAGAAAGTATTGGCAGGCCTGGAAATGAATTCAACTGACTGTCCTCCCATTGATGAATACATAAAAAGTTATTATCTGCCAGTGATGTATGGCATCATTTCTGTAGTTGGATTTGTGGGAAACTTCCTGGCAGTCATCATTTACCTGGCAAAGCTCCGACCATGGAAGAGCAGCAGCATTATAATGGTGAACTTGGCAGTAGCTGATCTGCTGTATGCTTTGAGTTTACCTATGCTGGTCCAATTTTACATTACCAGAAACTGGACTTTGGGGGAGTTCATGTGTCGTTTCATTCGCTTCTGCTTCTACTACAACCTCTACGGCAGCATCCTCTTCCTCACCTGCCTCAGCATCTTCCGTTACGTCGCAGTGGTGCATCCGCTGAAGGCTGCTGAGATCCGGAGGAAAAGATGGGGCATCTTGGCTTGTCTGACCGTCTGGGCCATTTCGCTAGTGGAGATCGCCCCAATGCTGGGGATGATTACTATACTGCAAAAGGACAACATGACACAATGCGTTGACTTCGCCAGTAATGATCCACTGGTGGTGTGGTGGTACGGTTGGATACTCACCGTGTTTGGATATATATTGCCATTGCTGGTGGTGTGCTGGAGCTACACTCGCATTGCAGGTGCTCTGGGGAGCAGCATATCCAGAAACAGGCCGAGTCGTTCTCGAGTTCGCATGCTTTCCATTTTGACTCTAGTGGTGTTTGTGGTGTGCTTCTTGCCATTTCATATCATGCGTGTACTGAGAGTGGATAGCCTGCGCGGCGCTGGTGTGCCGTGCATGCAGAGGAGaggcatccatgcagcctacaTCTTATCACGACCCCTGGCGGGCCTCAACACCTTCTTCAACCTAGCGCTTTATACACTGGCTGGAGACAAGTTTCAACAGGCTTTCTGGAGCTTTGTGCACAGGAGGGAACGTACGAGCAGCACCATATCTGTGATCCACACACCAAACAATACGTCAAAGACAGACCTCTTGAGGATCTGA